The sequence aGCAGGGCAAGGAAGAGTTAAGAAGATAGCAAAGCTGATCTAAGGAAATAAAATTGCTTCTTGTATTAAATTATTATGTTCCTGAGAAGGGTCGACTCTAGAGAAAAGGCAAATTAAACTGCTTCTTATATAAAATTATTAAGTTCCTGTTGATGTGGCTAAAGTCGTATTTCTATAACTCTATCAAGCCAACGCATGATAGaatgttgagtatcctatcctctcttgagataaggaaatccctaatgttgttttagttGTGATCAATGGGTACGACCTCAAGgtttcggttgtcaggtcttgactacagGATAGCTCAacagtttgatgtgttttgctggaaacacaaaggggacttacggttagacAGAATTGGTTTTGTTCACACAGGTTCCCTAAGATCCTACAGTTTTGATTTCATCAGATTTTGCTTTAATACGATGTTGTTCGGACTTCAACTCTGGttaaaaaaaaggggggaaaaggAAGGGAAAATAGGGAGAAAATGCCTAATTAATCTACCTAAAAATAAAACCTTCAAGCTAATAGACAGAAATCTTGcaataatcaaattttatttcgcCGGCAATTCGCACAACTACATAAAATTGATGCAATCTCCAAAGGGGAAACAGATTTTCAAGTTTTTAAACATAAATATTGAATTTGAGAGATTCATACATTCCATGTTCAAAAATCGAACTAAGCATGCTAATAAGTTCAGACTAACCATGAAGAGGAACTGGCAATCGGCCAATCCTTAATCGTATGAACGAAGATTTCTATCAGATATCAACTTGCACATATTATTTTGTAAAGCAAAATCCATACATAAATTTAAAGAGTGAAGAAATagaccatgcactcacatgaaACAGTAACACCTTTAATTTCCATTAAGTCTGAATGTATTTCTACAAAGCTTTTGCAACAATCCACAATTTCTTACTAAAATAAGAGAGGAACCAGCCTCCTTATATAGACCttcaaaatggatgaatggccaggATTAGATtctacaagtggcccagattcatcctatgaaacatggctgcccatacccataaatggaaaaCAAAATATCACCACCAACCATAAATTAACTAATAACTACCAACTACCAAACATAAAGTTGCTCCAAAACTCAAAAATTTACAATGACTTTGGTAGTTGGAAAGGAACTTTATGTTGAAAAAGTGCATTTAGAATTTGAAAGAAACAGATATTTTCAAAAAAACCCTTTTTCCCTCCCCGAAGTACTCTTTCTCCAAAAATTCAACTTCGTCATGCAAGTACTCTCTACAGATGTCCCGATCTACTGCACGTTCTACCCGAACATAATCCTGAAATCTCATGCACAGTTGGAACAGTACCATGCTGGGGggcataggaggatggcgtatTTTGTATTGCATACCCTCTCGGTGGCGATCCACATGTTTCAACTCATCATTCCAGACTGACCGACGACTTTCAAAACCCAATATGTCTGCACGCAACTCACTGGCAAATTTCGGGTCCTCTATGGAGTACGTGACTTTATCAattctcaatctatcctcccaCCTTGGTCGTACCTCATTATTTCGAACTTGCGGGGAATATCAGCTTTGGAAATCCATGATGTTCCAGTTTCGTCAGGTGCTTTTGAGGACTCTATCATTGATTTAGGCAATATCCTACACAATCGAACACGGATTACGAGACGAGATTAAGTTAAAAAAAAGGGTTAGCCAGGCCAGAAGACGACGTTAGCATTAAAATTGATTATTAGCGAgataattgaaaattgaaaatattgcTAAAACGCGCTATTAAACAATTTTAATCTGCACTTGGGAAATGAATGCGATTTGACGTTTAAAATCAGTTGGTTTGCCACAGCGAATTTTCAAAATATCGCTACTCTTGAGGGCGGAAAGTTGCAAACGTTTTGGCTTGCACGATTCAACACTTTGAGTTTTTAGTTTTGATTTGCGTTGATTGTTTTGAAGATGATCATGCGTGCAACTTTCCAAAAAGACGATCCTACGTGTTTTGCACTCTTggaaagtttgaaatttgaaagttgttgGTCGGGTCGTTGATATCGAATGAGCGTATTGAAAAAAGGTTCCAGCTTAAACGTAGATCATCTTAAGACTTGTTTGCCTTATCGGATACTGAAGGGAAATTTAAACGTCTCGAAGGCACTTTGGAATGATGCATTGATGTTCTCAGTTTAGACTTGAAATTTCTAATGTTTGCCTAAGTTCGAAACTTCAATCTGAAGGTTGATTTTGGCAATATGGTTGTTGTATTGATATTATCTTGGTTTTAAAACTTGGAAGTCATCATAATGCAGATTGAATATCAACCCTAGGCAAGTAAAAACAtgatttttgcaaaattttaaccACTTGGAGGGCAAAATTTATAACATACCTGGTTGCGTATTGAAGAAGCTTTATTGACTGCAAAAAAGTGAAAGAACTTAGCAATTTGAGCAAAACCGAAAAATGAAAGTGCTTCCGCTGGGCTGCGTAGTCTTGTTCTTTGACCCTAGACGTTTTGCTTTGTTAAAGCGCTCTTCTTTCATATTTTCAGACACTTGAAGCTAAAAGCACGATTCTATTTTTTAGTCGAAACATCACCCCTTTTGAAGCTTTTCGGGTGCATTTGGATTTTTGCAAGATACTACTTGACACTTaagtctttgccttcttattcgAATTTCTAGACTTTTAGTGAAATTGCAAGATAACTTACATGTCCATTTTGACCGCTCTTGGTCTTTTGTGAGATTCGATTGCTAAGTTTAAATTACACTCACCTTATTTTCGGGCACTTTGAGCGAACTGCGAGATTTCCTTTTCAATGTTTATTGCCTCTCTTTCAAATTCGGACTTGTGAATTAAAATGCAAGGTGTTACTCTTTAATGTCTACTTGCCTTTCAATTTAGTCTTTGGTCCTAATAGGTAAAACAAGAGACTTTATTTGCATGCTTAACTTGCCTCTTTAGCCAAATTTCGGGTGTTGAGCCTAAACGTGAGATTTTAATTATGTCAAAATGTCTTGCACTCAACTTAACTTTCACCTTTTCGGCCTAAACACCGACTTTGAGAGATTATAAACTTCGTTATATTTTCGAGTGACTTAGCCATTTTGTAGATTTCGTGTGATTTGGGATATCTTGAGTTTTTGGGTGTTGAGTGGATTTTGAGAGAAACGGCAAACTTTACCTTTTCGGCCTTTAACCCGATATTTCGTGAATTGCATCTCTTTCTCGTTCCTACTTTATCGGCCTCTAACACGATTTTACAAATGTGATAGTTTTCGGCTTGCAAAAGGATTCGCACGATTTTCTTCCTTTATGATTTTTGGGAAACTTAGCAATTTTGTGAACTTTAAGTTTTATTGGCCTAGATCGCAATTTTGCAAACTTTAGTGATTTTCGGCCCTTTTGGCTTATTTGCGTGATTTAAAACTTAAGTCTTTTCTCCATTTCGGCCTGAATGGGAATTTTGCGAGTTTTCTTTAAATGACCTCCAACTTCGGCCTTATGGCCCGAATTTTGAACTTATCTTTGCATTTCAGCCTGGGAGGCCGATTTGTGAACTTTTCCTCTCATTTCGGGCTCACTAGCCGATTGTTAACTTGTTGCTCATTTTTCGGTCTTATGGCAGGAGTTGTAAACTCTTCCTTGCATTACAGGCTAGAAGGCCGATTTTAGAGCCTTTTATCGTTTGAGGTttcaatctttgaaaccattttgcCAACCTTGTCTCACGTTTTAGTTTTTTAAGCCAAATTTGAATTCTTTGTGGTATTCTGACTTCAATTTCAGCCCTCTAGGCCGATTTGCAGCCTTAGAGagtttttgattttgcattttgacCCTTTAGAGGCCGAATTTGGCCTTTTGGCTCACGTTCTTGCATCTTGAAGCCATTTTGAAAAACATTATGCTCAGTCACCCTACTCTCACTCTGCAATTCCATCAAAAGGTACATTTTGTTTTGCCTAAGTTTGAAACTTCAAACTTTAAGCTTACTGATGAGCGATGTCGATTTAACAATACTAGGCTCTTCATTCATCTTCCCCTTTGCAAACGAAATTGAGATCAACCTCCAAGGCGAACTTCCTTCATCTCCTTAATGCCTCAAATTCTTAATTATTGCATCTTCTCTACGAATTACCAGAACTCCCTACTCAGGACCTAAGCGAGGATGAGACGGAAAACCAAAAAAGGGGGGACCTTGTCAATGACgaggagtgtgtgcaaggcacaacagtTCCTAAGAAGGCTGACCTTTAAAATGGTGCCCACTTTAAGCAAGAAAAATATATTTAAGACAAGGGCCAACCTGTCTAGACAAGGTGCAACTGTCCATAAAGGCATGTGAaagtttttaaattgttttcaaaTTATTTTCTTTAGAGGGCCAACCCCCTAATGACTAGCGCCTCATTCAAGAAgggattaaaaaaaacaaaaaatagataaACATTCTATAGCTAGCCAACCAGCATTGGAAGGATGTAACCGTTCACTTGAAAAGACATCTATGGTGTATAAATAAGAGTTTTGGGAGGTCCATTCATTGAATATCTATCAGATTGAGAGCAGAGATACAACACATTataagagaagaaaggaagcagGTTTATGAAGATAAATCAGGCCTGAATGTTAGTAGATTTATGAGGCTTATTCAATGTCATCTAGAGGGTGAATTCATGCAAGTTGTATGAGAATATTTTGTGAAGATTATAGCAAACTTGGTGCAAATTTATTGTGATGGAAGTTATCAGATTTGTGAGCACacctttgaaaattatttttaagatCTAAGTGAGGATTTTGGAGCAGATTTTCAAGGCAAATTTATGAGAAAGGAGTGAGCAAATTGCTGAAGTCTTTCAAGGGATCTAGGGCAGATCCAACAACATCATTATCACCCTACATCTAAAAGGTTGAAGCCTTCTAATTGGCGAGATCTGAGGTTGGTGCCTTTTATTCAAGAGATTGGAGTCTCTTGTTGAGTCGGTATCCCTTGTGGGTTGGAAACTATGAAGTTGTAAGaagttatattatatataaaaagcAATAATTTGTCATGGTTTTCTCTCGCAAGGGTTCCCACGTAAAATCATTTGTGCATCTTGTCTTCTTTTGTTAGATCTTAATTGTATAAATTATTTGTTCATTGCTTTGAGAttgctaaaataaaaaaataaaaaaaagttgctcttgtactaattcacccccccgccccccacctctcaatataagtgtgtgtgtgtgtgtgttagctTCAAGAGATACTAGCAATGTACACATCTTAGGCTTCCTATACTATGGCCTGCGATGGTTACTTGTATCTATCTTGACTTCTTCTACAAGCAACTTTCTAGTAATGCTCAAGCCAAGGGGGGCGATAATGCACAAAAGTAAACCTTGTGTTCCATGTGGGGGCAAGAGTCCCACTTGTTTAGAAACCAGAGGATCAAATGCCATTTGCACTCTTCTGCTCTATATTGTTATTTTATGCAACTCCACTTACATTGCAAGCCTTTTGCACTATACAACTTGTTATCTTGCATATTGTCATCCATATCATCCTACTTACGGCCCTTGGTTTAACCATCCTCTTTATTGTTTGTTTTCTTataaaaagataattatatttattgGGATGTAATATTACAAAAACCCCAATTGGGCATCCCTAGAAAAGCCACTGGGTGAGCTACAAAGCATGTACAATCTTATGATTACATAGATGTAAGAACTTTGTTGGTTCTAACTTTCCTAAAATGCTATTGCtgatttatttttgtgtttttttcaaaggttttggataattttcaaataaaaataacaatGTTGTCAAGAAAGAATTGCACATTAAACTGAATAGATACGAAATTGAGAGAAATTGTAACTTTATTATGAATTAGGAAACTGGTACAAATAAATCTAATGCTAATTGCATACCCGTTGGTCCTCAacttattttaaatttttgtcaGCCACAACTGGGAAACTAACCAAAATAGGTGTACAAGTCCAGAATACAATTTATCCAGGCCATAAATGAAATGAAGCCACCTAAATATGTTCAGCGTTGGGAATGGTGCAACCAAATTGCAAAATAGGAAGGCATTTTAGCTTCCTAGACAAAACATCCCTTTTATGGACCCCACATGCCAAGCAAGAATTGTACAGCCAGCAACAGGAACTTGTACAGTTGCTTATTGAAATGAAGATGTTGCTAATTGGGGCAACTAAACCTAAATGCCCTttatgttacaagctagggttgtcgttgcaccaaaagatcgacctgtcaatgcttgatacaaccactagacttatagaatccacacatgaggctgttaaaccatgtcgtgaatcctcgTGAGGGACGTtgacccactaccaacaatccccctcccagtgtcacttGTCACGGCCTGCGTGATtcaaacttgtgaccaagctctgataccacttgttacaagctagggttgtcgttgcaccaaaagatcgacctgtcaatgcccgatacaaccactagacttatagaatccacatgaggttgctaaaccatgtcgcgaatccctggagggacgttggcccactgccaacacttTCCTTAGTGAAAAATCTGCAAATAACTGAAGAAAATAACCTCTTATGAAGCGCAGTAAGACTCCTGAATGAAGCCCTCTCAATTGGAATAATTCAGTTGATCTTTCACAACCTCAAAATAACAGATCCATGTGAAATTGTCATTCTTCAATAGCAAACCCTCTGAAACCCTTGTCTCAAAAAATTCACAGAGAAAAACCAAGTAAATtcaaataatcaataatagagGTTGAATTGCTCCATTTGCCTCTTATAAACCCAAATGGCACGATTTCCCCAAAAACGTATGCCCAATgtcatttaaatgtatttaattcaCTTTCTACAGTCTAATTTGTTTTTGGGCATCCAAATTCACTAAGTGGTTTAAAAGaaatcactttataatatttaagtcacttttaattttaataatgtcactttatgactttataatattCGTATAAGTTAGTTAAATAACgtaaccactaaaatattaatatctccctcaatattcaaTCTTTCGACGAGTCGTCTGAAGCTAGGGTCAACATTGTATAACCCCCAAGTGTCCAGGTGCCTTGACTAAAAATAGCCTACTACCAggttgacttactataaatagtaagtccctCAACTAATGTAATATCACTATTTTTGGagtaagaataattaattaatttaattagttaatttgtccaaattattattattattcatggatagcttaattaattattttaattaatagtattaagttaattatttataaagttatcaaataaaataaaaattaaaagatgactttaaatttaattaatttaataaagtgacttaattaataattatatcataaagtcatttaagtgaaataatattatttctagaagcttctagagatggaCTAAAAAAATATAAAGGGAAATCTAGTTAAGCTTCAAGGCAGCttggaaaaattgattttgatattgttTGGGTTTTGTGGAACTAAGGGATTTCTGCAGAATATTGTCTTTGGGAACTaaaactcccattgatagcataactgagggagtgaaaaatCTCTTGAGGGGTTGCATTGAGGAGGTGATACTTCAGTCATCTCAATTGTGCTTAAAGAATTTCTTGTCCATCTCATGGTAGACATTTCATGGTATTTTCAAACCATCCATATTTACTATATTTGGGCATCGATTTTTATTGGAGAAGATAGGCGATTTAATTTGAAGACCAATTGAAAGGAAGAAATTGGGAgatagttgaatatgttgcagtctGAGACAAATCGGGTTCCAACCTTCATCCCCACAATTTTGCCATGAGCACTTCATTGAGCTCCAAGATCCCCACATGAGATCAATGCTAGCCTTGTGAGCAAAGGGCAATACATCATAGAAGATATTCAAAGGGAATTAGTGCAGCTAAAGGTGTATTAACAGGTTTGAAATAAAATCGGACTGCAACCATCATTCCCTCGATTTTGCTAATTGCTCCTTAGATAAGCATCGAACAAGCATTGGGAAATATCGATTGGCTTGGAGGAAGACCACGTTCAATCTTGGGAGTTGAGAGAAGAGTTTGGAGTAAAATCAGTTTTTAGCAGACCTTATGACAACAGCAGGGGCGATTTGGAAAGAAGACCGAGTTTGCATCAAGGGAGGCTCAAAAATTAGTGATATTGCTTGCTTCATCAATTGTAAGGTTAGGTGATTCATATCAGGTTCTGTTGGCATCACTATCTCCTTGTATTTCTCAATTAGAAGTGTATGTCCATGACTGCCATGTATTTTCAGTCTATCTAAGAAAACTTTTGATTAATTGCTAAGTGATTGAACATTGATTGGATCATTGTAAAAAGTTCATTTGATTCATAAATAAGGAGAAATAAGTTTGCCCACCATTTGCTCATTGTTCATTGGTTTCATGACAACTGTTTGATGAAATTACAATCAGTTGTTAAAGTGTGATTTTGTTTCCAAATTGGTGTAATTACTTTGTGAACCAGTTGCATATTCATCCTAGGGGATTATGCTATCCTTAAGAAGTTGTTTATAAGTCATTCATTGATGAGAATTTGTGGTTAACATCTCCTAAACAAGTCTGAAAACTCTGAGACAGTCAAACATCATAACATGCAAATTATATAATCCGCATAACACGCAGATTGACAGCCAATTGTTTGTCAATATTCCTTGCATATTCAATCTAACAATTGCAGGGGATATTTCAACTAAGCTCACACACTGACTGCAAAGGCCTTGGAACTGAACCGAATACTAAATTGAAGAAGTGGAACTGCCACTAAGACACTCTATCCAAACATGTTAGCCTACGAGAGTCTAAATAATAAGCTAACCCATCAGCAACTGATGTtgactagagtggggacattaGAGTCTGCCCtccccaaatttgcttgtcctcaagcaaactaAATGATGGATGCTATAAAATGCTCTctctctcccaagtagcatcctctatcaGTAGATCTCTACACTTAACTAGAATTTCCCTGATGACCCACCTCCGAAGATGTCGCTCTTTAGTCTCTATAACGACCTCAGGTACTAAtatcaacttcccctcatcatctGGGGGTGGTAAGTCTGAAGAAGGAGCTATCTGTTGTCCCAATGCCTTCTTGAGGAGagaaacatggaacacattattAACCTTACTATCTGCTggtaaatctaactcataagccacttcGTTGAATCGCCTGATAATCCTGAATGGTCCATAATAACATGGCTTGAGTTTCTTCGAGCCCTTCTTCCTAAGAGAGGATTGTCTATAGGGTTGTAGCATCATAAACACCATATCCCCGATCTCAAAAGATTGCTCAACCCTCCTCTGATCAACATATTGCTTTTGTTGATTCTGAACCTTTTGAATGTTTTCATGAAGAGCTCTCATGATATCCTAGTTCTCCTGTAACAAGTCCCCAGAACTCGTTACTCTGCAATCGCTCGTCAATAAATATAGGAAACTAGGAGCATCATAGCCATACAAATCTCTGAAAGGTGTCATCTGGATAGTCATGTGGTGAGTGGGATTGTAACAATACTCACAAAGATGCAAGCACTTTACCCAAGCCTTCCGCTGCCCAGAAATGCAGTTTCGtaggtatccctccacccatttgttgacAATCTCAGTCTATCCATCAATCTAAGGGTGGTAGCTAGTACTCAGAGTGAGCTCCGTCCCGCATAGTCTAAATAACTACTGCCAGAAGTTACCCATGAACCTAATATCTCTATCACTGACAATACTCAGAGGTAGCCCATGCAATCTGAATGCCTCACGAAAtaaaagatctgccacctgtgcAACTGAATAAGTAGTCGTGATCGAGAAGAAATGTGCATACTTAGTCAACCGATCAGCTACCACATAAATGTTGTCTCTCCCTTGAGCTTTCAGCAAGCCCGTAATAAGGTCCATAGACACACATTCCCACTTCCTCTCAGGAATAGGAAGTGGTTGAAGCAACCCAACAGGGTAAGTGTGCTCTTGCTTGTTCTGCTAACAAATAGAGCACTCCTTGACATACTAAAGAACATCAAATTTGAGACCCTTCCAAGTAAATCTCTCTCGTACCTGCCTATAGGTCTTAAAGTATTAGGGATGACCAACCATAGGTGAATCATATAAATATCTCAACACCTTGTTCTTCATATCTGAACCTGGGACTAAAAAAATTATCTTTATAAATGATGAGATCATTCACAAGAGAGTACCTAATGTCCTGCACGGTCCCATCAATAATACCAGAAGCCCACGGGTTCTTGGCATACTCTACTATGATCAAGTGTTTCCAATCCTCAAAAACCTCTGCCATGGAGCTCAAATGGGGACGGCAAGATaaggcatcaacaacaacattatgaGTCCCTTTGACATAGGAGATTTCAAAATCATAAGACTGTAACTTGTAGACCCACTTTTGTTGACGCTCATTTAGATCTCGCTATCCAAGGAAATGCTTCAAGTTGTTATGATCAGTTTTGACACAAAACTTGTTGCCAACTAAGTATTGTCTGAACATGGCcattgcatgcatgatggccaacatttccttgtcataaatattATAGCTCCTCTCAGGACCCCTtagcttcctactctcaaaagcTATAGGATGACAATCCTGCATAATCACTGCACCAATACCCTCTCcacatgcatcacaatgaagctcaaaaggtttgGTAAAATCTGGTAAGACTAGAACTGGACATGTCGTCAACTGCTTGAACTTCTCGAAACACTCGTATGCTAGAGGTGTCCAAACAAATACACCCTTCTTTGTCAAATCAGTAAGTGGTGTGCCATGCCATGAAAATCCACTAACAAACCGACGGTAGAAGGCACATAAACCAACAAATCCCCTGAGTTGAGTCAAAGTCTCAGGCGTAAGCCAATCAATAATGGCACGAACCTTATCAGGATCCATGCGAACTCCCTCTCTTTGCTATTATGTGAACCAAATATAAAAGTTTTTCCATGCCCAATACACACTTGGACTCCTTGGCGTACAAGGACTCTGTGTCAAGCATGCCTAAAACAATATCCAAGTGAGCCATGTGCTCCTCCCAAGTTCTACAGTAAACCAAAGTGTCGTCAAAGAATACCagaacaaatctcctcaactgagaCTGGAAGACCTTGTTCATAACTCATAGTGTCCACAATGACATCTGAAtgcagtcttctcaatatcctgcTCTCTGACACTGATATGGTGATAACCTGtcctcaagtcaatcttagagaaataaCAAGCTCtgtgaagctcatctatcaactcatcgatGCGAGGGATGGGATACATGTTCTTTATTGTTCTTTTGTTCAACATTtggtaatcaatgcacatcctgagtgtaccatctttcttcttcaccaaaaccaATGATGAAGCAAAAGGAGACTTACTTGGCCTTATGTGTCCCACAGCAAGGagttctttgatggttttcttAATCTCATCCTTCAAACACTTTGGGTGTCGATAAGGTGCAATCATGATGGGCTCGGTGCCCTCTTCCAGCTCAATGATGTGCTATATGCCTCTATCATGAGGTCTACCAAGTGGTATGTCACTGAACACCCTTGCATGCTTAACTCTAAGCTCCTGAAAATCTGAATGATAGGGTGTATTATGCTACTCCTCATATGAAAGCATCAATTTACACTCAGCTGCTCATTCTACCATATCATGTTTAATGACTCTCTTTGCTCTTCTGAGAGTTATGATTTTCAAGTTGTTGGTTTTGATAGCTTTAAGCACATGATTAGTTCCATCCATCttcaatttcatttccatttctcTAAGGTTTAGTGCAACTTCACCAATTGCATGCAACCATGTCATGCCAAGAACCATATCCATGTTTCCCATGTTAACCACATGAAAATTTGCCTTGAACTCATAGTTATTGAGTTTCATAGGTAAATCAGAAATCATTCTCTCACAAGTGAGAATATTACCATCAACAACTTTTACCCTTATCCCTTCAAACTCTTGAGTTTGAATTCCACGCTATTCCACCAACTGTGCATCTATAAAATTGTGAGATGCACTTGTATCACGTAAAGAAATGACTCTTTGACCAGCCAAGAGTCCACGCAACCTAAAGGAGCCTTCCCTTTGCATGCTAGACATATGAGCTTCTTGTAGCTCCAATTCTCCTCCATTTTCCGAGTTTTCAGTCCCTAAATCCTCTTGATCAGCTTGTTGGTTTGTGTTATCAATCATGTTTTCACCCTCATAAAACCACTCCATATGCCTAATTTGACCCTTAGGCTTAAGAGgacaatcatgattttgatcataagggccctgttgatgtgttttttatgcacataacattttagaataaaataccaaggtaatttaccctctcttgaacaaaatcacctcaaatgctaagaatgagatcaaccaaaatgattccaaggtttctacatgtcaaatCTTGATGAGTGGGTAattcaatggtcgatgtgaattgatgtgttcacttggggacttacgcaaatgtttggattatcatgaatgatgtggagtaggtgtgctgacaacttaagatttatcaatatggctctagatttacttcttactaaaaaatagGCAAAAGAAATagggttcaagaaatctattctaagcctaggaatgtaggaaatgatgaatgaatctagtggaatcaaaccaggcaaggtctcacaatcaggtattgacacaagcttagtggaatcgtctaaggtatacttaaagattttcaggctatcaccatcaaacgttgacaccatccaagttgatgcttgtcaagggacgcgtaatggttgaagttaagcttacttaaattccagttgaccacacaaggcgcacttaccagcggcaagaggctagtggtatggattaaggattccacacaaatgaattcaacaaatcttccattcaatctaacatacatggaaataaattcta is a genomic window of Cryptomeria japonica chromosome 7, Sugi_1.0, whole genome shotgun sequence containing:
- the LOC131857013 gene encoding uncharacterized protein LOC131857013; translation: MRALHENIQKVQNQQKQYVDQRRVEQSFEIGDMVFMMLQPYRQSSLRKKGSKKLKPCYYGPFRIIRRFNEVAYELDLPADSKVNNVFHVSLLKKALGQQIAPSSDLPPPDDEGKLILVPEVVIETKERHLRRILPKSMIESSKAPDETGTSWISKADIPRKFEIMRKSKDIHEIYIEDQEPPQSMEEDHTPEIQRKTRELVEDNNPNETLDPTDVPIDIVVNRKIPLSARKMIQEAEGFATPKGTFRESKRPHRFSIYAALMSEIIESKPTSVEEASSLQVWKDAMA